The nucleotide window AAGAGGAGCAAAAACGGTGAAACAATAATTTTAATTTAATTAATAAAATAAGAATCCATGCCTTTTTTTGTTTTTATTCTATCAAAGGTCCAAGAATTTTCTTCTCTTTTTATTCCATGTATTACTTCTTCTTTATGATCACCAAAGCTGCCTGCAATGCAGACATATTTTTGACCTTTCATTAGTCTTTGCCAGCGTGTGAAGTGTTCTTGGTAAGCACTAATAGGATAAGCTCGCCGCATATAATAAGTATGAAAAATATTAGGCTTTGTATACGCGGTGATTTTTAAATCAGCAATGGTGTCGGTAGGGTCAAATTCTTCCGCAGAATAACCCATATCTTCGAGTGTGACTGAAATATTTTCTCGAGGAAAACATTGCCAATATATTAGTCCGCTGCTTTTTTCTGAAAATTTTTCATAATTCAGATTTTTAGTAAGATGGGCTAAGTCTTTTTGATTAAGAATTTCGTGATCTTCGGTGAGCAACAGAAATGAATATTTTTTTTTGACCTTGGAGTCAAGCGCATTAACTGTATTACTTAGAATAATGATTACTGATAATAAAATTAAGTACAGGGTTTTTTTCATATTAGTGTTCTCGTAGACGTATATAGTACTCTTGCAAGTGGCTAATTGGTTTCGGAATATAATTTTTATCTGCAATCATATCTTTTAAATATGACTTGTAATCTTCAATTGCCTCAATCCATGTTGCTTCGCGATGTAATCTCGAGGATGCGGTTTCTTTTTTTCGGAAAAGCCACCGAACCCCAATGCAGATACTAGTAGATGGATCAAATAGGTCTGTTAATTTAACATGAATAAGATAGTTTTTAAGCTCTCCATGGTGGTCACCAATTGCTTCGTGGGTAGGGACGATAATTTGCATCAATCCACGAGCATGGGTTTTTCCAACGATATTTTCTGAAATTGGGTCAAATCCAGATTCTGTTGCAATAAGTGCTTTAACCAAATTGGAATCAAGAGGCATCTTTGGATTAAAAATGTCGTTCCAATAGCGAACCCATCCACAAATATATTGATCGAATTCATCTGCGCGCGGGAACTCAGATAAAACATTTGGAGTAGGAGGGGCGCTCAAATTACTGAAATTCATTTTCGTCATTTCTTGAATTTCTTCAAACGATAACACATCTTTTTTGGAAGGGTTGGCAGCACAATGTTTATGCCTAGTTGTGAGTGATCCTTCAGGGTGCTTCTTGCTTGGAGGTATGTGAAGATCATGTGTTCGCACTAGATGAGTTCCTATGGGACAGATTCGCCAAGGATGAGTTTTTGTATCGAAGTCTGAGGAAAGCTCCATATCCTCTTCCATAATGTCCATTTCAGTATTTTTATCAGTCATCGGTTAACTCCTTTTTAACTAAAATAATGAATCGTGTAATATTTAAAAGTTCGTATGAAGTGTTTTTGAAATATCTCGCAATTTGTTAATGATTTCATATAAGTCAAAATCTAAAAACATTGAGTTCGGATGTAATGCTAAAGTCTGGTAGTTTTTCAGGTATTCGGTTAATTAATAATTTAATAGGTTTAATAATATCGCTGCGCTGTTTCCGCGTTGCAAGGGAAGAAATCGGTAAACTAAAATCTAAACCTTCACTTAATCTATAAAAACCAGCATGGACTTTTGCAAGTAACGTCCCGCCTTTAAAAACTAAAGCATTTGTAGTTTGAGAAGAAAGCCAATGAAGAATTACTGTACAGAAATAATCTTTCTCAACTAATCCGGGTTCAAAATTTGTTTCGGCAGCAGTATATTCGGTTGCTGAAATAAACTGATTTTTATCCAAATGAAAATCAAGTGTCGACATTATCTATTATTCTCCATTCTTTATTTGTAATACCTTTTGTTCCACCAAGTGGATTTAATGGCAACCAACCTTTAGAATTTTTTATAGTTTTTGCAATAGGTTTAACAAGTTTTCCATCGTGAGTCTGTTTGTAAAGAAAATAACCAATACGTCGCTTGCTACTTATATTTCCATATTGAGTAGTGGTGGTGATTAAATCAGATAAAAAATAAGAATCTTTCAAGTATCTTTGAATCCAATCAAAGGCTATAGGTAAAGTATTGTATCTATTCCAATCTATAAAAGCATCGACAACCGTGCGAGGTAAAGTGCTAATATTTATTTTGCGTTTTTCTTTAATCTCATAAGTTACTGGTACACCAATTCTATGTGAAGCAATTTTTATGAGCTGAACTGATAGATTTCCCAGCTTCTTTTTTGCTGATAAGCGATCATTATAAATTGTTATTTGATTGGCAAGTTGTGTTGTCAAACCGTAATGATTGAAAGCATAAAGTCCACCAATATAATAGTTAGCTCCTATAATTTCCATAAAATGGCTGATAATGTAAATGGAGTCGGGTTGCCATTTACCCCCAGGAGGAATTTTTTGAGGCACTAAATAAACGCCTCTTTTTAATCTTATTATGGACCCTCTTTTAGATAGTTTGCTCAAAAGGTCTTGTTTTTGCTTAGAGCTAATTTGAAATGCAATCTGCAATTCTCCTGAATAAAGGATTTCTATCTCTTTCATTTGAATATAGGCAAAAAATTGATTGATAAGTGTGGTAGACATGGGCGACCTTTTGCATTTTCATTTATGATAATCGATTAATGTCTATTATCAATAAATTTAATGCAAAAATTATTAAATGAAAAATGCGATGTAGAACCTAAAGTAATGTGTGGGATTTTGTGGGAGTGAGGTGTGCTTCGTTATGCTCAGTTGTGCTATTTGTAATGGACGCACGGTTTAAAAAAATAATAAAATCAATAAGATAAAAATAGGCAAATGAGCTACGAACCAGGGGGGCGGGAGTTCGACAAAAATGCAGGAGCATTTTTGGATGTTTGCAACACAAACGCCCCGAAGGGGGAGGCCAGGACGGCCCGAATCAATCTTTCCGGCGCTTGGGCTATTGTAAAAGATAAAGTGGGAGAGCCTGCGTTTATGAATATATTTTTAGATCAATCTACAGACGACCAGGTTTTTTTAATTATGATCGGTATTCGCTTTGCTCAAATAGATTCATATTTATCCAATTGGTGGGCCGTGGCGCCCATAATTCTAGTTTTCTAGTGTGGATAATTCAAAAAAACATGTTAAAACCCGCGCAAATTCGACTGCTGAAGGTCAAGACATTAGCTTCGAATAAAAGATCTTTTATCAGTGCTTATGAATTGAATGCTCAAAAAATATTTTATGATAAAATTAAAGACAATTGGCTGTTCATGTCCCGATGTGGTGAATTATAATGTGGATGCTTCTCAGCTGGTGCTCATTCAAAAATGTAACTAGCCATAAATAAAGAGGGTCATTTCTTGAAATGAGACCCCCTTTATTTTTTTTTTCAATTGTTAATGGCGTAATTAATTACGAGGATAAGGTATGCCTGATTTATCAAGCACAGATGAGAATAATAACAATAATAGTCATAGAGAGCAGCAAGCAGCACAAATTATGAAATACAAAGATAGAAGTGCAAGTCAATATAAAGAACAGGTTACGCTTAAGTTATCTCAATTCCTGGATTTCAATTTTAGTACGTTACTAACTGTCCAAATAGCTTCGGCAATACTTTTTATTGAAATAATGAATAATATGGGATTTGCTGGTAGGTTTAATCTGCTTAATATGCCTAATGAGATATTACAAAAAATTTTTCATACCTATCCCAAGAGGAAAAAATATCTCAGTTAAGCGTATCGAAAAGATATAGAGAAAATATGTTATTTCAGTTTTTTTATGAGGCTTTTTTGCCTTCTAGAGTAATTAAAGCTATTTGTGATTTGATTGATCCTTTAGAGGTAATGCGTTTTCTGTCATATTATCGTACTCAAGAGAGTTATTCAGAACTAGCCAAAATTTCATTTAATGAGATGTCAGATCTTGAAGCTACTTGTTTTGTCCTAACTCGAGATCCAAAAGATACATATAAAATTACATCGACAGAATTAAATAGGGTCATAAAAAACATACAGACTAAGAATGAACTATCTACAGGTATTATTGATAGTCTCATCATAACGTCACTAGCAATTGAATTTTCCGAAATAACTAATAACCCTGAGCGCAAGAATGCTATTACGCAAGAATTAAATTATAGACTTTCCTATCAAGCAGGTAGAGGGGATGAAAATATACCTGGCAGTTAAACTTTTATTAACCTGGGTGGAATTAATTTACAAAGGGTTCGTTTTGGCGATAGGGTTGATTTAAGATTTGTAGACCTATCGGAATCCAATTTAAACTCTGCTTTAGAAGGTCTTGTCAGGTTAAGAGGCGGATTTTTTATTAATGCTAATCTTGAGAATTTTTTTTGGGTCCTTTCATTAAAAACATACAATATGCTCATGGGGATCAAAGCTAATAAGAGTGCAGTTCAAATAGATGATGAACCCACTTATTTTCTATCCGTAAATGCATTCAAAGACCCCCATAGTTTGGAACAAGCGCTTGATACACTGTGGCGTTCAATTAAGAAGAATGAAAGCTTTTATACGGGAATTTTATGTGTGGGTATCGCTTGTAATATTGTTCAGGTTCTGCCTAAGTTAAAACTAAGTACAGAGGAAAAATTTAATTTACTTCATGCGGCTCTTCAACATCCGCTATTTACTAGAAATCCTACTCTTGTTAAGCAGCTAAAAAAATTCATTAATCCTTATCTAACATTTTTTGTTAAGAAAAATAATTATTTTCCAATTGAAGACAGCCAAAATGTTCTGCAATTGTATGAAGAGGAGCTATTAAAAGACAGCCCTGAATTAAAACAAAGGGTACAAGAAGAGGACGTTCTATATTATAAGTCATTAAATTGTCTATCTTTGTAAAATAAAGAATAAAGGAGGTCGCATCTTAAAATTTAAATTTTAACTTAGCATTAGAATTCACATTTCAAGATGTACCCCCTTTGTTCGAATGAGAATTTGTTTTCGCGGATGGTTCACGTCAAGTGTGACCCTATTAATTAAATCTTAACATTACCCACTTGAATGCCGCGCGCCATTAATACATTCGTAAATTGCGGCGTTGTAAATTGTGCGCCTTGATCTGTATTAAAAATCTCACCTACCCCGGCAGAAAGCACCTGTTTTAGCGTATCAATACAAAAATCTGCCTCTAACGATACACTTAGTTTTCAACCTAGCACATAACGGCTAACCAATCTATTATTGCAACAAGATAAGCAAAGCCATGTTGCATGCGAATATAAGTGATGTCCGTACTCCACACTGATCAACATGATCAATCTCAATATCACGCAGCAAATAGGGTAGTGTTTAAATAACTGTATCAGATTTTCTTAAATTGTTATAATTTTATAACTTTGGAAAGCTGACATGATGAGTAACAAAAAATTTTCTAATCAATTTGATTTCAGCCAATTTCAAAAAGAAGCCATTGATAAACTTAAATCTGGGCGATCATTGACCGGAAAAAATGGTGTTCTTACCCTTTTATTCAAGAAATTCTTGAAGCAGCACCTCTCTTGCTAAAAAATATTACCTTTGCAAGTTCGTTAAATAAAGGGTCCAATAATATACAAATAATTGATTCGAAGGTATAGATGATAGAGGATTTAAAAATAGAATTACTTGCCAAGTGCAAACAACATACCTCTGTACTTGCTCAGTTATGGCTTGATGAAGTAGGTAAAGATTCTGATCCACGACCCAGGACTGAACATGTAATACAACGATTTATTGAACATTGTAATGAAGAAAAATTGCCGCTTGCATATGCTGCTATATATCAAAATAATCCTATTGGCATGATATGTCTGCGTATTACAGAAGGAATTCTAGATAATTTAACACCATGGCTAGGCGGGCTTGTGGTTCATCCTGATTATCGTAGAAAAAAAGTAGGTGAAAGATTGGTATCTATTGTCAAAGAACAGGCAAGAACATTAGACTACTCAGAACTTTATCTTTTATCAGATGATGCCTTGTCTAGCTGGTATAAAAAATTAGGCTGGCAAAAAATCGGTATCGCTGATAATGATCCGGGTATCCTCATTATGGCCATAAGCCTTTAAAAGGATAGGTTAAGAAGGATTATAAATGAAGACAATTTTGTGCTACGGGGATTCAAATCTACGTGGATTTATTCCTGGAACATTTAATGAAAGTACTGGTCTATCAGATCGGTTCGAAAAAGACAAACGGTGGACAGGTCTGCTGCAAATTATCCTCGGTGAGAAATATAATATAATTGAGGAAGGTATTAACGGCGGGACCACAACACTTGATGAAAAAATTCCGGGCAGACCCTACCGAAACGGTCTAACACAACTACCGGTGTGTCTTGAATCTCATTATCCAATTGATATTGTTATTTTTATGCTCGGAACGAATGATACAAAATTACAATTTAATCGAACATTGGAAGAAATTACTGAGGGAATGAGACAATTAGTAAAAATAGTCAAGACAGGTGACAAAGGTCCGGCTTCGGCACCTCCCAAAATTATAGTAATTGCACCACAACCTATCATTAAAATTATTAATCTACATCCACAATACGACGCCCAGCCTATCCAAAAATCTAAAGAATTAGCAAAATCATATCAACAGATGGCAAAGGAAGAGAATTGTGAATTTATAGATGCTGGTCTTATCGTCAGTTCAAGCCGTTTAGATGGTATACATCTTGATGCGATAGATCATGGACTGC belongs to Gammaproteobacteria bacterium and includes:
- a CDS encoding nucleotidyl transferase AbiEii/AbiGii toxin family protein, producing MSTLDFHLDKNQFISATEYTAAETNFEPGLVEKDYFCTVILHWLSSQTTNALVFKGGTLLAKVHAGFYRLSEGLDFSLPISSLATRKQRSDIIKPIKLLINRIPEKLPDFSITSELNVFRF
- a CDS encoding GNAT family N-acetyltransferase; the protein is MIEDLKIELLAKCKQHTSVLAQLWLDEVGKDSDPRPRTEHVIQRFIEHCNEEKLPLAYAAIYQNNPIGMICLRITEGILDNLTPWLGGLVVHPDYRRKKVGERLVSIVKEQARTLDYSELYLLSDDALSSWYKKLGWQKIGIADNDPGILIMAISL
- a CDS encoding SGNH/GDSL hydrolase family protein; this translates as MKTILCYGDSNLRGFIPGTFNESTGLSDRFEKDKRWTGLLQIILGEKYNIIEEGINGGTTTLDEKIPGRPYRNGLTQLPVCLESHYPIDIVIFMLGTNDTKLQFNRTLEEITEGMRQLVKIVKTGDKGPASAPPKIIVIAPQPIIKIINLHPQYDAQPIQKSKELAKSYQQMAKEENCEFIDAGLIVSSSRLDGIHLDAIDHGLLGYAVAEKVRQMSNLLK
- a CDS encoding transglycosylase SLT domain-containing protein, with product MTDKNTEMDIMEEDMELSSDFDTKTHPWRICPIGTHLVRTHDLHIPPSKKHPEGSLTTRHKHCAANPSKKDVLSFEEIQEMTKMNFSNLSAPPTPNVLSEFPRADEFDQYICGWVRYWNDIFNPKMPLDSNLVKALIATESGFDPISENIVGKTHARGLMQIIVPTHEAIGDHHGELKNYLIHVKLTDLFDPSTSICIGVRWLFRKKETASSRLHREATWIEAIEDYKSYLKDMIADKNYIPKPISHLQEYYIRLREH